Proteins from a single region of Cytophagaceae bacterium:
- the murA gene encoding UDP-N-acetylglucosamine 1-carboxyvinyltransferase, protein MASFKINGGRKLKGELVPQGAKNEALQILCAVLLTKEPVIIHNIPNIRDVNKLMELLEDMGVKRSKLAEGTYRFKADEVNYEYFESAEYKAKASELRGSVMLLGPMLGRFGKGTAPKPGGDKIGRRPLDTHFVGFQKLGAEFSYDADDSFYQINGANMKGSYIWMEEISVTGTANVLMAAVLTKGETTIYNAACEPYLQQLCKMLNAMGAKIEGVGSNLLTITGVDELGGCEHTMLPDMIEIGSFIGLAAMTQSEITIKNCHIKELGIIPDTFKKLGIEMEFRGDDIFIPEQSNYKINTLIDGSILTIYDAPWPGFTPDLISIVLVTAIQAKGTVLIHQKMFESRLFFTDKLIDMGAQIILCDPHRATVIGINREYNLRGIRMSSPDIRAGVALLIAALSANGTSIIDHIEQIDRGYQNIDGRLNAIGADIVRI, encoded by the coding sequence ATGGCGTCATTTAAGATAAACGGTGGGAGAAAACTGAAAGGTGAGCTTGTACCTCAGGGTGCAAAAAACGAAGCTTTACAGATTTTGTGTGCTGTGCTCCTTACAAAAGAGCCGGTGATTATTCATAACATTCCCAATATCAGAGATGTTAATAAGCTCATGGAGCTGCTCGAAGATATGGGGGTTAAAAGAAGCAAACTAGCCGAAGGCACCTACCGATTTAAAGCCGATGAAGTCAATTATGAGTATTTTGAATCTGCAGAATATAAAGCTAAGGCTTCTGAATTAAGAGGGTCCGTAATGCTTTTAGGACCTATGCTTGGTCGCTTTGGAAAAGGGACTGCCCCCAAACCTGGTGGAGATAAGATCGGAAGGAGGCCACTCGATACCCATTTTGTGGGTTTTCAGAAACTAGGTGCCGAGTTTTCGTATGATGCGGACGATAGTTTTTACCAGATCAATGGAGCCAATATGAAAGGCTCATACATATGGATGGAAGAAATATCGGTGACCGGAACAGCCAACGTCTTGATGGCAGCAGTTTTGACCAAAGGAGAAACAACCATCTATAATGCCGCCTGTGAGCCCTATCTGCAGCAATTGTGTAAAATGCTCAATGCCATGGGAGCCAAAATTGAAGGTGTAGGCTCCAATCTTCTTACGATAACAGGTGTGGATGAATTGGGTGGCTGCGAGCATACCATGTTGCCGGATATGATTGAAATCGGTAGTTTTATTGGTCTTGCTGCCATGACCCAATCAGAAATTACTATCAAAAACTGCCACATCAAAGAGCTGGGTATCATCCCCGATACTTTTAAAAAGTTGGGGATTGAGATGGAATTCAGAGGCGATGATATTTTTATTCCTGAACAAAGTAATTATAAAATAAATACGCTTATTGATGGTTCGATTTTAACCATTTACGATGCTCCCTGGCCAGGTTTTACACCGGATTTGATTTCTATCGTTTTGGTAACTGCTATTCAGGCCAAAGGAACGGTTTTGATTCATCAGAAAATGTTTGAGTCGAGGTTGTTTTTTACGGATAAACTTATTGATATGGGAGCTCAGATCATCCTTTGTGATCCGCATAGAGCTACTGTTATAGGTATCAATAGAGAATACAATCTTAGAGGTATCAGGATGAGTTCGCCTGATATTAGGGCAGGGGTGGCTTTGTTGATAGCGGCACTTTCAGCCAATGGAACCAGCATCATTGACCACATAGAGCAAATCGACCGTGGTTATCAGAATATTGATGGCAGATTAAATGCCATAGGGGCTGATATTGTGAGAATCTGA
- a CDS encoding DUF4290 domain-containing protein, producing MKEYGSNVQKLVEHLVSIPEKEQRTKHAHILIELMRQIHPQMRDGADYSKKLWDDLYIMANFDLDVDSPYPPPPKEILGKRPMQVPYNQSKLKHKFYGRNLELLVLKAMLAETFDERKTFVSYLVKLMKSLFLNWNKDSIETATCLQQILDLSGGKLKPEIDDLIANGIIDEANPKDGNRARQNFMPIPNRPERGNERREVRPNNMRNNLNQRNNNGNGNPKNRFGGNNNNNNNNRRRPI from the coding sequence ATGAAAGAATACGGAAGCAATGTGCAAAAGCTGGTAGAGCACCTGGTGTCGATACCCGAAAAAGAACAAAGAACAAAGCACGCTCACATTTTGATTGAGTTGATGCGTCAGATTCATCCCCAGATGCGTGATGGGGCAGATTACAGCAAAAAACTTTGGGATGACCTCTATATCATGGCCAACTTTGATCTGGATGTAGATAGCCCATATCCACCACCACCCAAAGAGATATTGGGTAAAAGACCTATGCAAGTGCCTTATAATCAGAGCAAACTTAAGCATAAGTTTTACGGCAGGAATCTCGAGCTTTTGGTTTTGAAAGCCATGTTGGCCGAAACTTTTGATGAAAGAAAGACTTTTGTGAGTTATCTGGTTAAGCTTATGAAGTCACTGTTTTTGAACTGGAACAAAGATTCAATAGAAACTGCTACGTGTCTGCAACAAATTCTGGATCTTTCGGGTGGAAAACTTAAGCCTGAAATCGATGACCTTATCGCCAATGGTATCATTGACGAAGCCAACCCTAAAGATGGTAACCGGGCCAGACAAAACTTTATGCCTATTCCAAATCGCCCTGAACGCGGAAATGAACGAAGGGAAGTTAGACCAAACAATATGCGGAACAACCTTAACCAACGTAACAACAATGGTAATGGAAATCCCAAAAACAGGTTTGGAGGTAATAACAACAATAATAACAATAATCGCAGAAGACCTATTTGA